The following are encoded in a window of Ruminiclostridium herbifermentans genomic DNA:
- a CDS encoding M48 family metallopeptidase, translating into MNKEIRKAILIIFVIFFIFTCLVLISEFINYRQILNTYPQNPHLAVPDTVSVAMPTQAAFDFQRSKVTTWLIRLFLGFVVPAFFIFSKLSASIRNWARRKAKRWTLIIMLYFILYSVIEILIYLPLDFYTGFVRMHQYGLSNQTFVQWLIETVKSFFVNTVILAVIIWIPFLIIKKSPKRWWLYLALVSIPYMFCISYLQPIVIDPMFNQYKEIEDGELSLKIDELLSKTYIENCQVLQVDKSKDTNQMNAYMTGVFNTKRIVLWDTTINYLNVDEILGIVAHEMGHYLMGHIWKSIFLGGLGGILILYLVYRICNWFLEKSKGKYGFYRLSDVAAFPLIILAINLMLFITAPISNAYSRSIELEADRFELELTQNNFATATATVKLHQQSLAMLEPGYIYMLWTYDHPTYKSRVDFANQYRPWEEGKPLKYQKYMKENEQAK; encoded by the coding sequence TTGAATAAAGAAATACGAAAAGCAATATTAATAATTTTTGTGATCTTTTTTATATTTACATGCTTGGTATTAATTTCGGAATTTATAAATTATAGGCAAATACTAAATACATATCCGCAGAATCCGCATTTAGCAGTACCAGATACAGTTTCTGTAGCTATGCCAACACAAGCAGCTTTTGATTTTCAGCGGAGCAAGGTGACAACCTGGTTAATCAGATTATTTCTTGGTTTTGTAGTTCCTGCATTTTTTATCTTTTCTAAACTCTCGGCAAGCATCAGAAATTGGGCTAGGAGAAAGGCTAAACGCTGGACTCTTATAATAATGCTATATTTCATTTTATATTCAGTAATTGAAATACTGATATATCTGCCGCTGGACTTTTATACAGGATTTGTGAGAATGCATCAATATGGCTTATCAAATCAAACCTTCGTTCAGTGGCTTATTGAGACTGTTAAAAGTTTTTTTGTAAATACTGTGATTTTAGCTGTCATTATATGGATTCCATTCTTAATAATCAAGAAATCTCCTAAGCGCTGGTGGCTTTATCTTGCGCTTGTTTCAATACCATATATGTTTTGTATATCTTATTTACAACCTATTGTAATTGACCCAATGTTTAACCAATATAAGGAAATAGAGGATGGAGAGCTGTCATTAAAGATTGATGAACTGCTGAGTAAGACATATATAGAAAATTGTCAGGTGCTTCAGGTTGATAAAAGCAAAGATACAAATCAAATGAATGCATATATGACAGGGGTATTCAACACAAAAAGAATAGTATTGTGGGATACTACAATTAATTATTTAAATGTGGATGAAATTCTTGGAATTGTAGCCCATGAGATGGGACATTATTTAATGGGACATATATGGAAGTCAATTTTTTTAGGAGGGCTTGGAGGCATTCTTATATTATATTTGGTATATAGGATATGCAACTGGTTTTTGGAAAAGTCCAAAGGAAAGTATGGATTTTACAGACTTTCAGATGTTGCTGCTTTTCCATTAATAATACTTGCAATTAATCTTATGTTATTTATAACTGCTCCTATTTCAAACGCATATTCAAGAAGTATAGAGCTTGAGGCAGACAGGTTTGAGTTAGAACTTACCCAAAACAATTTTGCCACAGCAACTGCAACTGTTAAGCTGCATCAACAGAGTTTGGCTATGCTAGAGCCAGGATATATTTATATGCTATGGACTTATGATCATCCAACATATAAATCAAGGGTTGACTTTGCAAACCAATATAGGCCATGGGAAGAAGGTAAGCCTTTAAAATATCAGAAATATATGAAGGAAAATGAACAAGCAAAGTAG
- the pflA gene encoding pyruvate formate-lyase-activating protein, which translates to METKGKVHSFETFGTVDGPGIRFVVFMKGCPLKCKYCHNRDTWSAEGAQLYTAEEVMTEVRKYRNFIDSSKGGITVSGGEALIQPQFILELFKKCKEEGIHTAVDTSGYVNVEDVKEVMEYTDLVLLDLKHADELKHRDLTGVDNEKIKRFTEYLCDINKPVWIRYVLVPGYTDDEEDLLAAHDYLKNFKNIEKIEVLPYHSMGKVKWENLNAEYPLEGVREPTADEVERAQRILRGGE; encoded by the coding sequence TTGGAAACTAAAGGCAAGGTTCACTCCTTTGAAACATTTGGAACAGTAGATGGTCCTGGAATTCGGTTTGTAGTATTTATGAAAGGCTGTCCGTTAAAATGTAAGTACTGTCATAACAGAGATACCTGGAGTGCTGAAGGCGCACAGCTATATACTGCCGAGGAGGTTATGACTGAAGTTCGGAAATACAGGAATTTCATAGATTCCTCAAAAGGCGGTATAACTGTTAGTGGTGGAGAGGCTCTAATTCAGCCTCAGTTTATTTTAGAACTTTTCAAAAAGTGCAAAGAAGAAGGAATTCATACAGCAGTGGACACTTCTGGATATGTAAATGTTGAGGATGTCAAGGAAGTAATGGAGTACACTGACCTTGTACTGCTTGATTTAAAGCATGCGGATGAATTGAAGCATAGGGATCTAACAGGTGTTGATAATGAAAAAATTAAACGCTTTACGGAGTATTTGTGTGATATTAACAAGCCTGTTTGGATTAGATATGTTTTGGTACCAGGGTATACAGATGATGAAGAGGATTTATTAGCAGCACATGATTACTTAAAGAATTTTAAAAATATTGAGAAGATTGAGGTACTGCCTTATCACTCAATGGGTAAAGTAAAATGGGAAAATCTCAACGCAGAATATCCCTTAGAGGGTGTTAGAGAACCTACAGCTGATGAGGTTGAGAGAGCACAGAGAATTTTGAGGGGTGGAGAGTAA
- a CDS encoding GH36-type glycosyl hydrolase domain-containing protein — translation MNIYIFLIIFLAVALISVILIWVKNLNRFQFQIEDIVLSADELEKHAESLAKVQETSKRKYAMKRITRRIESKFQYISLTYKRFNEDASAGFPIPPAAEWLLDNFYIIEEQKSIIVRELCDLKKALPVITEGIYSGFPRIYTIAIEIVSHIDGNANEKVIKDFITAYQRYNFLTIEELWMLTLMVKAALIEKLWVVCEKMNSTHQDWHKAEQTLEIVNDNNPSNDTCENFYSMIEELDDITPAFVEYLIKKLRKKGSKTLWMIQCIDGILAQKSTTTDNLISIDHLNQAVTQVSIGNVINSLRSLSGFDSTALFEELSEVERILKQDPCNIYSKMDFNSRNQYRNIITKLADKFKTTEIHVARLCYELAEDAVNTGSQETSADHIGYYLIGKGQKALFESLNSKSKNAVRYKKLNEKHSVNLYISAIILFTIAVVLIPLIYSLNRETKVEDIFAVILGIFGLIPASEIVISIINNCLGNFIKPARLPKLELKKGIPQELATMVIVPTLVPNVKRTLDLIDNLEVFYLANKSDNIYFSLVGDFKDGNEETSSEDKAIVDAALKRIRELNKKYSTEGNDIFFLFCRARQFNKQQNKWLGWERKRGAIIEFNRLLRGDKNTSYIFNSVDIDELPYIKYVITLDADTQLPLESAAQLVGTIAHPLNRAVFNEEKGIVTDGYGILQPRVDVNIESANVSYFTKVFAGQGGIDPYTTTVSDVYQDTFGEGIFTGKGIYELDIFQKALDNIIPENTILSHDLLEGSYLRTGLVTDIELIDGYPSKYNSFMMRLHRWTRGDWQLLHWIFGKTPVTKLSRWKMFDNLRRSLLYPTLIIVLFLSLTLLRNSINAWIWLDIVALCSPVVGYFVHTILGCNYKVYITKRKTIVLTGFSGILVQIGLLLAFAPYQAYLMTNAIVKTLYRVLISKKNLLEWITAADMELALKNDLSSYYRRMWFSPVFGAAVLVVCLFLARDYICLGVAFYILWLLGPYIAYFISKPICNSNNALSNETIKDFRLLSRKTWFYFDEFAGISDNYLPADNYQEEPYKGAAHRTSPTNIGLLLVSNLAARDMGYINTVDLLDRIENTITTIEKLEKWNGHLFNWYNTVTLDILRPKFVSTVDSGNFVGYLMVLNEGLKEYRNKPIYDEAVIEGIFDLLELCNLEIDKEKPYFDMVRLKNIAQNTYSSDTSVNVKTVNVRAEAVKKLDTSIENDEAVQSIKNRYEVLFSEISTALNALIDRNKLGYFTKKLVYQVNMYHTLLEKYNDKIFSSIDEITEKSVQIDTLINRIQTLIDNMKFKCLFDENRDLFSIGFNVDEGHQIKSYYDLFASEARQTSLIAIARGEVSKQHWFKLGRKLVSIGGGAGLVSWTGTMFEYLMPRLLIKCYSNTLIERTYKSVVKAQINYGLSKNIPWGISESSFYAFDIALNYQYRAFGVPSLGLKRGLINDLVIAPYATIMAIDIEPEQCANNIERLRNLGAEGQFGLYEAVDFTDSRLKMDQKCAIVKSYMVHHQGMSMLAFVNFFKDNIMQRRFHAIPEIKAVDALIQEKYPASVYISKDCKDKPKYDVRKKAEDEEIVIRSYNNTSPIPKMHLLTNGNYNLVLTDKGSGYGKCNSMAVYRWINDYMQSSGAFIYIRNVNSNEYWSTTYSPVNTEPEAYKVIFAPHKAEYIRREGNIETNTEILISTEDNAEIRKVTIFNHSTSKRVVELTSYMEIVLSQPEADSAHPAFSKLFVKTEYIEQHNGLLAMRRKRDDVKQTVWGYHTVSTDGNIQGKVEYETNRMNFIGRNRSLACPNAMEPDQPLSNSVGAVLDPIFSLRIRVCIEPGESEVVNFCIGTCDTRKNAIEMLEKYCDTSSAERVTEMAWTRSIVEAGFLNVNARDERAYLKLLPRILYGLDRIESAQYIINNTLSQSELWPFGISGDVPIILVTIADRDSFEEVQWALKLHDYFRLKGLTFDLVVLVTEEETYNQPIFEMVKDMAVSGRSYEHIDRKGGIFIRKAQQMSSEQRCLLFTCAKIIIDADKGIFDFLDEDEDSNVRLEDIPELVSARKHDDVSNRLSNRDIFGNLAKSEEAIKTTETNRTVSQPRENNQDQAEITKVEKDYEEAIEDEYISNIAENLKFFNGIGGFTNDGNEYVICLRAGVTTPAPWVNIISNDKFGFICTESGGGYTWHQNSSQNKLTSWANDPVSDTPSEIIYLHSKNTDAIWNCTPLPVRESEPYVIRHGFGYTSFLHKSHGLEQELLQFAAVDSPIKLSIVNLKNISNKELNIDVAYYFRPVLGVEVSKTSPYIITSYDQELKALYMENVYSDDFRGLRAFLSCSEENVTYTGQRIEFIGNNMDFSDPVGMRTSLNGKVGSGFDACAAIKTTVDILPYESKQVVFLFGQEEAEKTHALIEKFKDKNYANEEFNRVKESWYKKLKQIQVNTSDSAMNILLNGWLQYQVLSSRVFARTGFYQAGGAFGFRDQLQDVMSVVYTMPEITKKQILLHCRHQFLEGDVQHWWHEQKNNGIRTRYSDDLLWLPYVTCDYIYSTGDYKILNISENYIQSELLGDNEHERYEVATVSETKGTVYEHCIRAIDKSLKFGVHGIPLMGGGDWNDGMNLIGAHGKGESVWLGWFLYCVLHKMIPICTHMGDLERANKYRDHATKIIEAIEKEAWDGSWYRRAYFDDGTPLGSIQNDEGKIDSLSQSWAAISAAAKPSRVEEAMSALEKYLIDRKNGLIKLLTPPFYDSELNPGYIKGYLPGVRENGGQYSHAATWVIYAYTQLGNGEKAWELFSMINPINHARTDMECITYKVEPYVMAADVYAVPPNEGRGGWTWYTGAAGWMYRIGMEHILGIKKQGKFLKLAPCIPKMIKEYSVKYVFGGSVYEIKIINNSNKNTGVKQIKIDERTVNSDTIELIDDGKIHRLEAYM, via the coding sequence ATGAATATATATATCTTTTTAATAATATTTTTGGCTGTGGCATTAATTTCTGTTATTTTAATATGGGTTAAAAATCTTAATAGGTTTCAGTTTCAGATTGAGGATATTGTTTTGTCTGCGGATGAACTAGAGAAACATGCGGAGAGTCTTGCAAAGGTTCAGGAGACATCAAAACGCAAATATGCAATGAAAAGAATAACTAGAAGAATTGAGTCAAAGTTTCAGTACATTTCCTTAACCTACAAAAGGTTTAATGAAGATGCTTCAGCAGGATTTCCTATACCGCCGGCAGCAGAGTGGCTGCTTGACAATTTCTATATAATCGAGGAACAAAAAAGCATTATTGTCAGAGAATTATGTGACTTAAAAAAGGCACTGCCAGTAATAACTGAAGGAATATATTCAGGTTTTCCTAGAATATATACAATAGCTATTGAGATTGTGTCTCATATTGACGGAAATGCTAACGAAAAGGTCATAAAAGACTTTATAACTGCTTATCAGAGATATAATTTTTTAACAATTGAGGAACTATGGATGCTGACTCTGATGGTTAAAGCAGCTTTAATTGAAAAGCTGTGGGTTGTATGTGAGAAAATGAATTCAACTCATCAAGATTGGCATAAGGCAGAGCAGACACTTGAAATTGTTAACGACAATAACCCGTCAAATGATACCTGTGAAAATTTTTATTCAATGATAGAAGAGTTAGATGATATAACACCTGCATTTGTGGAATATCTTATTAAAAAATTAAGAAAAAAGGGTTCAAAAACTCTTTGGATGATACAATGTATAGATGGCATTCTTGCACAGAAGAGCACCACTACAGATAATTTAATTTCAATTGACCATTTAAATCAGGCAGTAACTCAGGTGTCTATTGGAAATGTAATAAATAGTTTGCGTAGCCTATCGGGCTTTGACAGCACTGCGCTTTTTGAGGAATTAAGTGAGGTAGAGAGAATATTAAAGCAAGATCCTTGCAATATATATTCTAAAATGGATTTTAATTCGAGAAATCAATATAGAAATATTATTACAAAGTTAGCTGATAAATTTAAAACTACAGAGATTCATGTTGCAAGACTATGCTATGAACTTGCTGAAGATGCAGTTAATACGGGAAGTCAAGAGACATCAGCTGACCATATAGGATATTATCTTATTGGGAAAGGGCAAAAGGCTCTGTTTGAAAGCTTGAATTCAAAATCAAAGAATGCAGTTAGATATAAAAAGTTGAATGAAAAACATTCTGTAAATTTATATATATCAGCAATTATCTTATTTACTATAGCAGTTGTTCTTATTCCGTTGATATATAGCCTTAATAGAGAGACAAAAGTAGAAGATATATTTGCTGTTATTCTGGGAATATTTGGATTGATTCCTGCTAGTGAAATAGTTATATCCATAATTAATAACTGCTTGGGGAATTTTATAAAACCTGCAAGGCTGCCTAAGCTAGAGTTAAAGAAAGGAATACCTCAGGAACTGGCTACAATGGTAATAGTTCCAACTCTTGTTCCTAATGTTAAAAGGACTCTTGACTTAATTGATAATCTTGAGGTTTTCTATTTAGCAAATAAAAGCGATAATATTTATTTCTCACTAGTTGGAGATTTTAAGGACGGCAACGAAGAAACCTCATCAGAGGACAAGGCTATAGTTGATGCAGCTTTAAAAAGAATACGAGAACTAAATAAAAAATATTCAACTGAAGGAAATGATATTTTCTTTTTATTCTGTCGTGCTAGACAATTTAATAAGCAACAGAATAAATGGCTTGGATGGGAACGAAAAAGAGGAGCAATTATTGAATTTAATAGATTGCTTCGTGGAGACAAAAATACAAGCTATATATTTAACAGTGTCGATATAGATGAATTGCCGTATATTAAATATGTTATTACACTAGATGCAGATACCCAATTACCTCTTGAATCAGCAGCACAGCTGGTGGGGACAATAGCACATCCTTTAAACAGAGCTGTTTTTAATGAAGAGAAAGGTATTGTTACAGATGGTTATGGAATACTTCAGCCTAGAGTTGATGTAAATATTGAAAGTGCCAATGTATCATATTTCACTAAGGTGTTTGCTGGACAAGGTGGAATAGATCCATACACCACCACTGTTTCCGATGTTTATCAAGACACCTTTGGAGAAGGTATTTTTACTGGAAAGGGTATATATGAGCTTGATATTTTTCAAAAGGCTTTGGATAATATAATTCCTGAAAATACTATTCTTAGCCATGACCTGCTGGAGGGTAGTTATTTAAGGACAGGACTTGTTACAGACATTGAACTGATAGACGGATATCCTTCTAAGTATAACTCCTTTATGATGAGACTGCACCGCTGGACAAGAGGAGATTGGCAGCTATTACATTGGATATTTGGTAAAACACCAGTTACAAAACTATCTAGATGGAAAATGTTTGATAATCTTAGGAGAAGTCTGCTTTATCCAACATTAATAATTGTATTATTCTTGAGTTTGACTCTGCTTAGAAATAGTATTAATGCGTGGATTTGGCTGGATATTGTTGCGCTATGCTCACCTGTTGTGGGATATTTTGTGCACACAATATTAGGATGTAACTACAAAGTTTACATTACGAAACGAAAAACTATTGTTTTGACAGGCTTCAGCGGTATATTGGTGCAAATTGGTTTGCTTTTGGCATTTGCACCATATCAGGCATATTTAATGACTAATGCTATTGTTAAAACTCTTTATAGGGTGTTGATTTCTAAGAAAAATCTGCTTGAATGGATTACTGCAGCAGATATGGAATTGGCGCTAAAAAATGATTTAAGCAGCTATTACAGAAGAATGTGGTTTTCGCCTGTTTTTGGAGCAGCAGTTTTGGTTGTTTGTCTATTCTTAGCAAGGGATTATATTTGCTTGGGTGTGGCCTTTTATATTTTATGGCTTCTAGGACCATATATTGCATACTTCATTAGCAAACCTATATGTAATAGTAATAATGCTTTAAGCAATGAAACTATAAAGGATTTTAGACTTTTATCAAGAAAAACTTGGTTTTATTTTGATGAATTTGCAGGAATTAGTGATAATTATCTTCCTGCTGATAATTATCAGGAGGAACCATATAAAGGAGCGGCCCATAGAACCTCTCCAACTAATATAGGGTTATTACTGGTGTCAAATCTGGCTGCTAGAGATATGGGATATATAAACACTGTGGATTTGCTAGATAGAATTGAGAATACAATTACAACTATAGAAAAACTAGAAAAGTGGAATGGACATCTTTTCAATTGGTATAATACAGTAACCCTTGATATACTTCGTCCAAAATTTGTTTCAACTGTTGACAGCGGAAACTTCGTGGGCTATTTAATGGTCTTGAATGAAGGCTTAAAGGAATATAGAAATAAGCCTATATATGACGAGGCAGTAATTGAAGGTATTTTTGACTTATTAGAACTTTGCAATTTGGAAATTGACAAAGAGAAGCCTTATTTTGACATGGTAAGGCTTAAAAATATTGCTCAAAACACCTACAGCTCAGACACAAGTGTGAATGTTAAAACTGTTAATGTCAGGGCAGAAGCCGTTAAAAAGCTAGATACGAGTATTGAAAATGATGAGGCTGTTCAAAGCATAAAAAACAGATATGAGGTGCTTTTTTCAGAAATATCAACTGCATTAAATGCTCTTATAGACAGAAATAAACTAGGCTATTTTACTAAAAAACTGGTGTATCAGGTTAATATGTACCATACTTTACTTGAAAAATACAATGACAAAATATTTAGCAGTATAGATGAAATTACTGAAAAAAGTGTTCAGATAGATACGCTTATAAATAGAATTCAGACTCTTATTGATAATATGAAGTTCAAATGCTTGTTTGATGAGAACAGAGATCTGTTTTCAATAGGCTTTAATGTTGATGAAGGACATCAAATAAAATCCTATTATGATTTGTTTGCATCTGAAGCAAGACAGACAAGCCTTATTGCAATAGCAAGAGGTGAGGTTTCCAAGCAGCATTGGTTCAAGCTTGGAAGGAAGTTAGTAAGTATTGGAGGGGGTGCCGGCCTTGTTTCTTGGACAGGTACTATGTTTGAATACCTTATGCCTAGATTGCTTATAAAGTGTTATTCCAATACTTTAATTGAAAGAACCTATAAATCTGTTGTCAAGGCACAAATTAATTATGGATTAAGCAAAAATATTCCTTGGGGTATTTCTGAATCTTCTTTTTATGCATTTGATATAGCATTGAATTATCAATACAGAGCATTTGGAGTACCAAGTCTTGGGCTTAAAAGGGGCTTGATAAACGATTTAGTAATAGCACCATATGCTACAATTATGGCAATAGATATAGAGCCAGAGCAGTGCGCCAATAATATTGAAAGACTTAGGAATTTAGGTGCTGAGGGACAGTTTGGATTATATGAGGCTGTGGATTTCACAGATTCTAGGCTAAAGATGGATCAAAAATGTGCTATTGTAAAAAGCTATATGGTTCACCATCAAGGCATGAGTATGCTTGCATTTGTTAACTTTTTCAAAGACAACATAATGCAAAGAAGATTTCATGCAATACCTGAGATAAAGGCTGTTGATGCATTAATACAAGAAAAATATCCTGCAAGTGTATATATATCTAAGGATTGTAAAGATAAGCCTAAGTATGATGTGCGGAAAAAGGCAGAAGATGAAGAAATAGTTATTCGAAGCTATAATAATACATCACCTATTCCTAAAATGCACCTTCTTACAAATGGTAACTACAATTTGGTGCTGACCGACAAGGGTTCAGGGTACGGCAAATGCAATTCAATGGCAGTATACAGATGGATTAATGACTATATGCAAAGCAGCGGGGCTTTTATATATATAAGAAATGTAAATTCAAATGAGTACTGGTCTACTACCTATAGCCCTGTAAATACTGAGCCAGAGGCATACAAAGTTATATTTGCACCTCACAAAGCAGAATATATTCGAAGAGAAGGTAATATTGAAACAAATACTGAGATTCTCATAAGTACTGAGGATAATGCAGAAATAAGAAAAGTAACTATTTTTAACCATAGTACTTCTAAAAGGGTTGTTGAACTCACAAGCTATATGGAAATTGTGCTGTCGCAGCCTGAAGCAGATTCAGCCCATCCTGCATTTAGCAAGCTGTTTGTAAAAACAGAATATATAGAACAGCATAATGGACTTTTAGCAATGAGGAGAAAGAGGGATGACGTAAAGCAAACAGTTTGGGGATATCATACTGTATCAACAGACGGAAATATTCAAGGAAAAGTGGAATATGAGACTAATCGTATGAATTTCATTGGCAGAAATAGAAGTCTTGCTTGTCCTAATGCCATGGAACCAGATCAGCCTTTATCAAATTCAGTTGGAGCTGTATTAGACCCTATTTTCAGCTTGAGAATACGAGTTTGTATTGAACCTGGAGAAAGTGAGGTGGTTAATTTCTGCATTGGTACATGTGACACCAGAAAGAATGCAATTGAAATGCTGGAAAAATACTGTGATACTTCTTCAGCAGAAAGAGTTACTGAAATGGCATGGACCAGAAGTATTGTTGAAGCAGGCTTTCTAAATGTAAATGCCAGAGATGAAAGAGCATATTTAAAATTGCTCCCAAGGATTCTATATGGATTGGATAGAATAGAAAGTGCTCAATACATTATAAATAATACTCTAAGCCAAAGTGAACTATGGCCTTTTGGTATATCAGGGGACGTACCCATAATATTAGTCACAATTGCAGACAGAGATAGCTTTGAAGAAGTTCAATGGGCTTTAAAGCTGCATGATTATTTTAGACTAAAGGGATTAACTTTTGACTTGGTGGTTTTGGTTACAGAAGAAGAAACCTATAATCAGCCAATATTTGAAATGGTTAAGGATATGGCTGTATCTGGGCGCTCTTATGAGCATATTGACAGAAAGGGAGGCATTTTCATTAGAAAAGCTCAGCAAATGAGTTCTGAACAGAGGTGCCTGTTGTTTACATGTGCAAAGATAATAATAGATGCAGATAAAGGTATTTTTGATTTTCTTGATGAAGATGAAGACTCAAATGTAAGGTTAGAGGATATCCCAGAATTAGTTTCTGCTAGAAAGCACGATGATGTTTCTAATAGGCTTTCCAATAGAGACATATTTGGAAACTTAGCAAAATCAGAAGAGGCTATAAAAACTACAGAAACAAATAGAACTGTGTCTCAACCGAGAGAAAATAATCAGGATCAAGCAGAGATTACAAAGGTAGAAAAAGATTATGAGGAAGCTATTGAAGATGAATATATCTCTAACATTGCTGAGAATTTAAAGTTTTTTAATGGAATAGGCGGTTTTACTAATGATGGAAATGAATACGTAATATGCTTAAGAGCAGGGGTAACTACACCGGCACCATGGGTAAATATAATTTCAAATGATAAATTCGGCTTTATTTGTACTGAATCGGGAGGGGGATATACTTGGCATCAAAACAGCAGCCAAAACAAGCTGACTTCATGGGCAAATGACCCAGTTTCAGATACACCATCAGAAATAATCTATTTGCACAGCAAAAATACTGATGCTATATGGAACTGTACACCATTGCCTGTCAGAGAAAGTGAACCATACGTTATAAGACATGGTTTTGGATATACCAGCTTTTTGCACAAAAGTCATGGCCTTGAGCAAGAATTATTGCAGTTTGCTGCCGTAGATTCTCCTATTAAGCTAAGTATTGTAAATCTTAAAAATATTAGTAATAAAGAATTAAATATTGATGTAGCTTATTATTTTAGACCTGTATTAGGTGTTGAAGTTAGTAAAACGTCACCATATATTATTACAAGCTATGATCAGGAACTTAAAGCTTTATATATGGAGAATGTCTACAGTGATGATTTTAGAGGGTTAAGGGCATTTTTGTCCTGCTCAGAAGAGAATGTGACCTATACGGGGCAAAGGATTGAGTTTATAGGAAATAATATGGACTTTTCTGATCCCGTAGGGATGAGAACTTCTTTAAATGGCAAGGTAGGATCAGGCTTTGATGCATGTGCTGCTATTAAGACTACAGTTGACATTTTGCCTTATGAGAGTAAGCAAGTGGTATTTTTATTTGGGCAGGAGGAAGCTGAAAAAACTCATGCACTAATAGAAAAATTCAAAGATAAAAATTATGCTAATGAAGAATTCAATAGAGTAAAAGAAAGCTGGTATAAAAAACTAAAACAAATTCAAGTAAATACTTCCGACTCTGCTATGAATATTTTGCTTAATGGATGGCTTCAATATCAAGTTCTGTCTTCTAGAGTATTTGCCAGAACTGGTTTCTATCAGGCAGGAGGAGCATTTGGATTCCGTGATCAGCTGCAGGATGTTATGTCAGTTGTTTACACTATGCCTGAAATCACCAAAAAGCAGATATTACTGCATTGCCGGCATCAATTTTTAGAAGGAGATGTACAGCATTGGTGGCATGAGCAGAAGAACAATGGAATTAGAACCAGATATTCTGATGATTTATTGTGGCTGCCTTATGTAACCTGTGATTATATATATTCTACAGGAGACTATAAAATATTGAATATTAGCGAGAACTATATACAGTCTGAACTTTTAGGAGATAATGAACACGAAAGATATGAAGTGGCTACAGTATCTGAGACAAAGGGAACAGTTTACGAACATTGTATTAGGGCAATAGATAAGAGCCTTAAATTTGGAGTTCATGGAATACCACTAATGGGTGGTGGAGACTGGAATGACGGTATGAACCTGATTGGTGCACATGGAAAGGGCGAAAGTGTTTGGCTTGGTTGGTTCCTATATTGTGTTCTTCATAAAATGATACCTATTTGCACACATATGGGAGATTTAGAACGGGCAAATAAGTACAGAGATCATGCGACCAAAATAATTGAGGCAATTGAAAAGGAAGCATGGGATGGCAGTTGGTACAGGAGGGCTTACTTTGATGATGGAACACCTTTAGGCTCAATACAAAATGATGAAGGAAAGATTGATTCTCTTTCTCAATCTTGGGCAGCAATATCGGCTGCTGCTAAGCCTAGTAGAGTTGAGGAGGCTATGAGCGCTCTTGAAAAGTATCTTATCGACAGAAAAAATGGCTTAATCAAGCTGCTGACACCGCCTTTTTATGACAGTGAGTTGAATCCAGGTTACATTAAAGGATATCTTCCAGGGGTTAGAGAGAATGGAGGTCAGTATTCTCATGCGGCTACTTGGGTTATATATGCTTATACACAGCTTGGAAACGGAGAAAAAGCATGGGAACTTTTTAGTATGATAAATCCTATAAACCATGCTAGAACAGATATGGAGTGCATAACTTATAAGGTAGAGCCTTATGTAATGGCTGCTGATGTTTACGCAGTCCCTCCGAATGAAGGCAGAGGAGGCTGGACATGGTATACAGGTGCGGCAGGATGGATGTACAGAATTGGTATGGAGCATATTTTGGGAATTAAAAAACAAGGTAAGTTTTTGAAGCTTGCACCTTGTATTCCAAAGATGATTAAGGAATATTCAGTGAAATATGTTTTTGGTGGTTCTGTATATGAAATTAAGATAATTAATAATAGCAACAAAAATACTGGAGTAAAACAGATAAAAATAGATGAAAGGACAGTTAATTCTGATACAATAGAACTTATTGACGATGGGAAAATCCATAGGCTTGAGGCATATATGTAA